A window of Maioricimonas rarisocia genomic DNA:
ACCGTCAGCGAGGTTGTGGCTCGGGGAGCCGGGCATGGCTGCGACGTGTTGGCGGTGACCGATCATGCCGACCGTGCGCTGGGGGCGGCCACGCCCGAGTATGCCGAGGCGATCGAGGTGGCCCGCCGCGAACATCCCAATCTCCTCATCCTTGCCGGCCTGGAATGGAATGTCCCGCCGTGGGACGGCGACGAGCACGCGACCGTTCTGATGCCGGCCGGACCAGACGAGTTTCTGCAGCTGGCTGACTTCAAGAAACAGTTTGACGATTACGGCCGCGACTCGCACGACGCTGCGCTCGCGGATGCGGCACTCACCTGGCTCGCGTTGCAGGTGGATCGGGACGGCATCGCTCCGGTGGTCATCTACAACCATCCCAGTCGCAAGGACGCCCGCAGCATCGAGAACGTCGCCGACCTGCAGCGGTGGCGTGGAATCAACGAACTCGTCATTGGGTTCTCCGGCGCACCGGGGCACCAGGCGGGCGAACCGCTCGGAGCTTACGAGTACCGCGAGTTTCCCATCGATCGCTGGGACCCGGCGGCGGCCCGTGTTGGCGACGCGTGGGATGCGTTGCTGCAGGCAGGAATCGACGTTTGGGCGGCCCGAGCTCCCTCCGACTTTCACAAGGTGGCCCCCAGCGGGGTGAGCGACTACTGGCCGGGAGAGTTTTCCGAGACATGGATGTACGTTCCCGACCGGACGGCCGCGGGAGTGCTGCGGGCATTCCATGCGGGCTCGTTCTTCGCGGCCCACGGGCACATTATCCGCGAAGTACGGCTCGTCGTTGTTGCTCCCGGACTCGAGCGTCCGGCTGAATCGGGGGAAGCGATCGAGGTGGCGGTCGGGACGGACCTCGACATCTCTGTCGAAGGCCTGGTGCCCGACTTCGACTGGTCCGGAATGGCCAACCGGATCGATCTGGTCGAACTCATCGCAATCACGCCGGACATGGCGCGCGTCGTCGCTGAGCAGGAGCCGGCATCGGGCACTCGCCTCCTTTCGACGACGATTCCAGTCCCCCAAGGCGGGCTCGTCCTGCGGGCACGGGGACGCAGGCGTGTGGCCGACGGCCCGGACCTGATGTTCTACACGAACCCGATCCGCGTCGTCGCCCGCCCTGTTGAGCCGGCACATGTTGTTCGACTGCCGGACTGGTCGCGCAGCCAGCTTCTCGGACTGGGGCTGTGTGCCCTGGCGGTCGTGTCGCTGGCCGTTTCGGTGACGCAGCGTCTCAACTCGAAGTCCGCGCCCCCTTGAGCTG
This region includes:
- a CDS encoding PHP domain-containing protein: MLDPHHTSVPRGCILTGLAVFGLLCMGCMEESPPARFTRQIEWIGKGQWLKADTHLHTKFSDGAHTVSEVVARGAGHGCDVLAVTDHADRALGAATPEYAEAIEVARREHPNLLILAGLEWNVPPWDGDEHATVLMPAGPDEFLQLADFKKQFDDYGRDSHDAALADAALTWLALQVDRDGIAPVVIYNHPSRKDARSIENVADLQRWRGINELVIGFSGAPGHQAGEPLGAYEYREFPIDRWDPAAARVGDAWDALLQAGIDVWAARAPSDFHKVAPSGVSDYWPGEFSETWMYVPDRTAAGVLRAFHAGSFFAAHGHIIREVRLVVVAPGLERPAESGEAIEVAVGTDLDISVEGLVPDFDWSGMANRIDLVELIAITPDMARVVAEQEPASGTRLLSTTIPVPQGGLVLRARGRRRVADGPDLMFYTNPIRVVARPVEPAHVVRLPDWSRSQLLGLGLCALAVVSLAVSVTQRLNSKSAPP